ATTACCAAATTATTATTAATTTTTATAGTTGCTTCGTATTATAATAAGCCAGATATGTTTAAGAAGTATAGATTTTCAGATTATATATTGATGGGAATTGTTTATTCCTTTATTGCTCTTTTATTTTTACAGAAGGATTTAGGAACAGCTCTTATTTTTTACGGTATATTTTTAGTAATACAGTTTATTTATGAAGAAAAGAGGAAGCTGATTTTATATAATATTGGCTTATTTGCAGCAGGGGGTTCATTGGGTTATGTAATATTTGACCATGTTAAAGTGAGAGTTCAAACATGGATAGATCCATGGACTTATATAGATAATAAAGGATATCAGATTACACAATCCTTATTTGCAATAGCAGAAGGAGGTTTTTTTGGTTCAGGTTTAGGTCTAGGACATCCTGAATTTATACCTCTTGCATATACAGATTTCATCTTTTCTGCTATATGTGAGGAAATGGGCATTTTCGCAGGGATTGGAATAATCATGTTATTTATGATTCTAGTATATAGAGGTTTTAAAATAGCCTTAAGTCAAAATGATAAATTCTTTAGAATATTAGCTATCGGAGTTAGTTTGCTTTTTGGCATTCAATCAATAATTATTTTAGGAGGAGTATTGAAGGTACTTCCTCTGACAGGAATTACACTACCATTTGTATCCTATGGCGGAAGCTCTATTTTATCTAGTTTCATTGCCTTAGGGATTCTTCAGGTTGCTTCTGAGGATTTGAGTTATGGGGAGGAAGTAAAAAGTGAATAAGGAAAATAGAAGAATTATTTTTATTTTAACAGCTTTATGTATCTGCTTTGCTGTTTTGATTGGATATATGAGCTATTTCCAAGTTTTTAAATCAGAAAATATAAAAGCTAATTCCTATAATAAAAGGCTATGGATAAATGAAGAAAGTATATTGCGTGGGTCAATCATGGATAGGAATGGAAATATTTTAGCTTATAGTGAAGAAAAAGATGGCACTATGCAGAGATACTATAAGTATGGCAATCTTTATAGCCATATAATAGGTTATAGTTATAGAGAATATGGTAAGTCAGGGTTAGAACTTGCATATAATAATCAATTACTTAATATAAACGAAAACTCAGCAATTGATGAGATAATTAACATAGTAGCCCCAAAAACAATAGGAAACAATTTAGAGCTAACCATAGATCATGGAATACAGGAAAGAGCTAGAAATCTACTTAAGGGTAAGAAAGGCTCTGTTGTTGCAATGAACCCTAAAACCGGAGAAATATATGCCATGGTTAGCCTTCCGGATTTTAATGTTAATAGTTTAAGGGAAGATTGGGGAACAATATCAGAGGATAATAATAGTCCTTTACTTAATAGAGCAACACAAGGCCTTTACACTCCTGGGTCAGTATTTAAAGTAATAACAACAGCAGCAATAATGAATACACCCAATATTGAAACAGAATATGAATGTAGTGGAAGTACAACAATTAATGGATATAATTTTAGAGATTATCAGAATAAAGCCCATGGAAATCTTGGTTTAAGTGAGGCTCTAATTGAATCATGTAATACTTATTTTACTGAGAAGTCTATAGCTGTAGGTGAAGATATTCTAAGAAATACAGCAGCAGATTTTATGTTTAACTCTAGTA
The DNA window shown above is from Tissierella sp. Yu-01 and carries:
- a CDS encoding FtsW/RodA/SpoVE family cell cycle protein is translated as MFNKSVSTKSPRNLLFLFEILSLFLLLVNQWGNIDKTVYYTWIGLILIVYISNFILNKISSGDNYIFLIVTMLMSIGIIMIYRIDPTLGMKQLLWLSVGIAVFYFTYFIIKYIRGWDNWAPLYIGASYILFLMTFLLGTRKYGAINWINIGGYSFQPSEITKLLLIFIVASYYNKPDMFKKYRFSDYILMGIVYSFIALLFLQKDLGTALIFYGIFLVIQFIYEEKRKLILYNIGLFAAGGSLGYVIFDHVKVRVQTWIDPWTYIDNKGYQITQSLFAIAEGGFFGSGLGLGHPEFIPLAYTDFIFSAICEEMGIFAGIGIIMLFMILVYRGFKIALSQNDKFFRILAIGVSLLFGIQSIIILGGVLKVLPLTGITLPFVSYGGSSILSSFIALGILQVASEDLSYGEEVKSE
- a CDS encoding penicillin-binding transpeptidase domain-containing protein yields the protein MNKENRRIIFILTALCICFAVLIGYMSYFQVFKSENIKANSYNKRLWINEESILRGSIMDRNGNILAYSEEKDGTMQRYYKYGNLYSHIIGYSYREYGKSGLELAYNNQLLNINENSAIDEIINIVAPKTIGNNLELTIDHGIQERARNLLKGKKGSVVAMNPKTGEIYAMVSLPDFNVNSLREDWGTISEDNNSPLLNRATQGLYTPGSVFKVITTAAIMNTPNIETEYECSGSTTINGYNFRDYQNKAHGNLGLSEALIESCNTYFTEKSIAVGEDILRNTAADFMFNSSIPFDLPVKNSSYPKGNLGKTDLAASAIGQGKVLTTPLNMAMVASSIANNGEMVKPILVKNVVSTSGKIIKANRTETLSVAVDSLQANSIKEMMIGVVQKGTGTNASIKNVQVAGKTGTAENPSGKSHAWFIGFAPANDPKIAIAVILEEEGSTGGASAAPIARDLIIYGLNNIKF